The DNA segment GCATCGACGGAGCCGCGGAGCAGACCACCGTGATTCGGGCTCCCGCCGGCGTGTGGGGCTACCTGGCGGTGCTCGAGGGCCCGGGCCGGCTCGGCGGCTCGCGCTTCCCGCTCTCGGGCGACGTGGTCAAGGTCGGGCGGCAGGCCGACTGCGACGTGGTCCTGCTCGACCCCGGTATCTCGCGCCTGCACGCCGAGCTCGCGCGCGAGGGCGAGCGCGTGCTCTTGCGCCATCGCAGCCAGACCAACCCGACCCAGCGCAACGGCGAGCGGGTCGAGACCGAGTGCGCGCTCGATCACGGCGACGAGATCACCCTGGCCGACGCGGTGCGCCTGCGCATCGAGCTGTCCGGCGGCTCCGACGACGCGACCCTGCCGCGCGGCGCGCTGCGCCGCGTGATGGAGGCGCGGGTGGACCTCGAGGCCCGGCTCGAGCGCGACTTCGTGCGCGACGGCACGTTCCTCGACGTGGACATCGCGGACTCCTACGGCCTGAAGGCGAGTGAGTCGCGTCCGGAGCGGGTGTTCGTGTCGTTCGAGCGCTTCCGCGGCTACATCGCGCGCAACGTCGAGGAGCACACCGGCCGCATCCTGAACTCGAACGGCGACGAGGTCATGGCCTTCTTCGGCTCGGCCGAGGCGGCGGTCGCCTGCGCCCGCGCGCTGCTCGCCGGCATGGCGGCGTGGAACGGACGCGAGAACCTGCTGGGCCGCCCGTTCCGCGTGCGCATCGGCGTGCACACCGGCCGCTCCGCGGTCGACCTGCAGAGCGGCGTCGCCTACAGCCCGGTGCTCGACGTGGCGGGTCACTTGCAGAAGAACGCGCCGGTCGGCGGCGTGCTGATCTCGGAGGAGACTCACTCGGCGCTCGCCGCCGGCCGCAGCGGCTTCGAGCAGGGCGCCGAGCTTGCGCGCGAAAGCCTGAAGACCTGGGTGCTGAAGCCGGAGGCCGTATCGTGAGCGGGCTGGCGCTCTTGATCGGCAACAAGAACTACTCGTCGTGGTCGCTGCGGCCGTGGTTCCTGATGCGCCAGAGCGGAATCCCGTTCGAGGAGACGCGCGTGGCGATGAACCAGCCGGGCTTCGCCGAGACGGTGCGCGGCTGGTCACCGGCCGGCCGGGTGCCCGTGCTCCGGCACGGCACGCGCCACGTCTGGGACTCGCTCGCGATCGCGGAGTATCTCGCCGAGACCTTCCCCGAGAAGCGCCTGTGGCCGCGCGACTCCGGCGAGCGCGCCCACGCGCGCGCGGTCTCCGCCGAGATGCACTCCGGCTTCCAGAGCCTGCGCGGGCAGATGCCCATGAACGTGCGCGCGACTGGCCGCCGCGTGCCGCACACGCCCGAGCTCGAGGCCGACATCGCGCGCGTGAAGCAGCTCTTTAGCGACTGCCGCAAGTCCGCCAGCGTGCGCGGCCCGTTCCTGTTCGGCGAGTTCTCCATCGCCGACGCCATGTACGCGCCGGTCGCCTTCCGCTTCGCGACCTACGGCGTGCCGGACGACTACGCCGAAGCGCTGGTGAGGCTGCCCGCGCTGCGCGAGTGGGCCGAAGCGTCGGCAAGAGAGCCGGAGCGGATCGAGGCGGGTGAGGTCGGAGTCACTTGAGCCGCTCCGCGTCCTGGACTCGAGCCCGAAGTCATCGCTTCCGGACGGCGGACTTCGAGATCCATTCGCGGAACGCACGGATGGCGGGCTCTTCTGCGCGTGACTCGGCGCAGACCACGTAGTAGGCGAACTCGGCCGGAATCGTGCCCGCGAACGGGCGCACCAGGGCGCGACGCCGCAGGTAGGGGGCGGCCAGCAGGCGCCGGGCGAGTGCCACGCCCTGGCCGGCGGCGGCCGCGGCCACGAGCTGGCTCGAGTCCGAGAAGACCACGCCGCGCTCGGGATCCACGCCGGCGACTCCGGCGCTCGCCAGCCAGGCGCGCCAGGCCTCGTGGGTCTCGTCGTGCAGGAGCGTGTGCCGGCGCAGGTCCTCGGGACGGCGCAGCGGGCGCTTGCCGCGCACGAGCTTCGGGCTGGCGACCGGCAGATACTCCTCGGCAAGCAACAGGTCGGCGCGCACGCCGGGCCAGCGCCCCGGACCGAAGCGAATGCCCACGTCGACCGGATCGCGCGCGAAGTCGACGAGCTCGGCCGAGGACAAGAGCTCCAAGTCGATGCCCGGGTGTCTCGCGCGAAAGCGGCCGAGGCGCGGCACGAGCCAGTTCGTCCCGAACGACGGCACGACCGAGAGCACGAGCCGCGGCGTGCGCGGCCGGGCGCGCAGCGACTGGGTGGCGTCGTCGAGCCTATCGAAGGCCTGGGAGAGCGCCGGCAGGTAGCGCGCTCCGGCCGGAGTCAGAGCCAGCGCGCGATGCAGCCGCGCGAACAAGGGCAGGCCGAGCTGCGCCTCGAGCGCGCGCACCTGATGACTCACCGCGGCCTGGGTCACGTGCAGCTCCGCCGCCGCGCGCTTGAACGACAAGTGCCGGGCG comes from the Myxococcota bacterium genome and includes:
- a CDS encoding adenylate/guanylate cyclase domain-containing protein; translated protein: MSWWNRRAGGDSRAPDTQQNAPWLALLVVEGADRGARLPVAVAEVEIGRGEETSAREGRVRLRDRSVSSRQARLVLGADGWALEHLAHAANPTLVNGEAVARRAIVPGDRIRMGRVMLEVRPLVEATRPAGRSEEHTEIVRIDGAAEQTTVIRAPAGVWGYLAVLEGPGRLGGSRFPLSGDVVKVGRQADCDVVLLDPGISRLHAELAREGERVLLRHRSQTNPTQRNGERVETECALDHGDEITLADAVRLRIELSGGSDDATLPRGALRRVMEARVDLEARLERDFVRDGTFLDVDIADSYGLKASESRPERVFVSFERFRGYIARNVEEHTGRILNSNGDEVMAFFGSAEAAVACARALLAGMAAWNGRENLLGRPFRVRIGVHTGRSAVDLQSGVAYSPVLDVAGHLQKNAPVGGVLISEETHSALAAGRSGFEQGAELARESLKTWVLKPEAVS
- a CDS encoding glutathione S-transferase family protein; the protein is MSGLALLIGNKNYSSWSLRPWFLMRQSGIPFEETRVAMNQPGFAETVRGWSPAGRVPVLRHGTRHVWDSLAIAEYLAETFPEKRLWPRDSGERAHARAVSAEMHSGFQSLRGQMPMNVRATGRRVPHTPELEADIARVKQLFSDCRKSASVRGPFLFGEFSIADAMYAPVAFRFATYGVPDDYAEALVRLPALREWAEASAREPERIEAGEVGVT
- the gcvA gene encoding transcriptional regulator GcvA → MNRRPRKLPSLNALRAFEAAARHLSFKRAAAELHVTQAAVSHQVRALEAQLGLPLFARLHRALALTPAGARYLPALSQAFDRLDDATQSLRARPRTPRLVLSVVPSFGTNWLVPRLGRFRARHPGIDLELLSSAELVDFARDPVDVGIRFGPGRWPGVRADLLLAEEYLPVASPKLVRGKRPLRRPEDLRRHTLLHDETHEAWRAWLASAGVAGVDPERGVVFSDSSQLVAAAAAGQGVALARRLLAAPYLRRRALVRPFAGTIPAEFAYYVVCAESRAEEPAIRAFREWISKSAVRKR